GCTGCCTTCCCTTTCCAATTGATTCTGAGTTCTGCGTTCTGACAACTGAGTTCTTCTTCAAGCACTTCTTAACGCTACAATTGGATCGAGTTGAGCCGCACGACGTGCAGGTACAACACCAAAGAATAAACCAATACCACCAGAAACACCAACTGCAAGGGCAATTGCTACAGGAGAAATTCCTGCTTTTAGTGGAGTCAAGGCTGATACTACCATAATGCCGCTCACACCAATCGCAGTGCCAATTAACCCACCTGCTGCTGAGAGAATGATCGCTTCTATGATGAACTGTGACAGAACATCCTGCTGAGTTGCACCAATAGCTTTACGTAAACCAATTTCTTGAGTGCGTTCAGTAACGGAGACGAGCATAATATTCATGATGCCGATACCGCCGACAAATAGGGAGATACCAGCTACAGCAGCCAGCATAATTGTCAAAGCACCTGTGATTTGACCAAGAGTTTGCAAAGCATCCTTCTGAGTGCGAATGGTAAAATCATCTTCGCTGATAATTTTGTGCCGCAGGCGTAGCAAATTGGTAACTTGAAATTCTGCCGCATCAACACTGTTGCTATCACGAGCAGAGGCAACTATGTAATCTAACGCAATCCCATAGGGAGAATTCCGTCCGACAAGTCGATTTGCTGAGGTTGTGATTGGTACTAATGCTGCTTCGTCATAATCAGCTCCCAAGCTTGAGCCTTTAGCTTCTAGGACACCAATAACTTGAAAGCTAGCATTTTTGATTCGCAACTGCTGACCGATGGGGTTAGTAGTACCAAATAATCTTTCTGCTAAATTGGCACCTAGTACAACAACTTGATTATTGCGCTTTATATCAATGTCGGTAAAAAACCGACCTTTGGCAGTATCAAAGTCGCGTACTTTGGGAAAGCTGGAAGTTGTGCCAATGATATTGACATTGGTATTTCTGTTACGGTAATTGGCTACATATCTGCCATTTAACTCCGGCGCGACTCCTGCTACTGTTGGCACTTGAGAGGCGATCGCCTGCGCATCTTCCAGCACTAGATTTTTCGACACTTTCCTGCTGATACGCTGAGTTTCACGATTACCAGGAATGACAAACAAGATATTTGGTCCCAGGGACTGCAATTCCTTGTTGACAAACTTTTGCCCTCCTTCACCAACCCCAATCATGGCAATCACTGAGGCATTCCCGATCACAATACCCAGCATCGTCAGGGCGCTACGTAACTTATTCGACACCAGGGTTTTCCCTGCCATCTTCATACTTTCTAGGATGTTCATTTCTTTTCCTGTTCCTGCTTTTTCTGAATCATGTAATCTGCAGGTGGGTTGAGAAAGATGCGATCGCCCCCTTTTACTCCTTCTAAAATCTGAGTTTGGTCTTTGATTTGTGCTCCGATTGTGACAGGACGAAACTGGGGTTTATTCTTTGCATCTGGCACTAAGACACCTGTGTTACCCTTTTCAGTGACAATTGCTACAGTTGGCACGAGTAAGGCATCTTGTACTTTATCACCTAAAAAGGTCATGTTCACGTTCAAGCCAGAACGCAATTTGTCTCGTCCTGTATCAATTGCCACCCGGATCTGGAACAATGTGACACCTTCTTCCTTGACTGCTTCAGGAGCAATCAAGCGCACATGACCTTTAAATACTTGATCAGGATAGGCATCGGCGACAATTTCTACCTGCTGCCCCTGCTTAATTCTACCTATATCAGCTTCTGGGACACTCGCCAGAACTTCTAAGCCGCGTGCGACAGCAACAACAGAACTAGAAGTTGCCGATGCACTTGAGGAAGCGGAAGTTGTTGGTGTGACGTACGCACCAACATTGGCGTACTTCTGGGTGACAATTCCGGAAAAGGGAGCGCGGATAATCGTATTGTCTAAATTTACTTGCTCTGTTTTTAACTTAGCTTGAGCAGCTCCAACAGCTGCTTTACGTTGGGCAATTTCCTCAGGACGGGAACCTGCTTGTGATAATTGCAAAGCTGCTCGTGATTCAGCAACTGTTGCTTCTTTTTGAGAAACTTCTTCAGAACGAGTGCCAATTTGTTGTAGAGATAGGCGTTTTTCCGCTTCTAGCAAACTCGCCTTAGCAGCATTATCTTCACTTATGGCTTGGTCAAGCAATTGTTTTTTCTCAGCTCCCTGCTGGTAGAGAGATTGGTAACGCTTGAGTTGTTCGGTTGTATATTTAGCCTTTGCTTGAGCGGCATCTACTTGAGCTTGTGCCTGGGCAATTTCTTGAGGACGATTTCCTGCACGCGCTTGAGCCAGTTGTGCCTCTGCTTGTGCTAAACGTGCTTTTGCTTGATCAATTTCTTGAGGACGATTCCCAGCAACGACTTGATCCAACTGTGCTTGGTTCTGTGCTAAGTTTGCACGAGCCTCAGCGATTCGTGCTTGAATATCTGCACTGTCCATCTTGGCAATAATTTGCCCTTGGGTAACCTTGTCGCCTTGTTCAACATACAACTGTACCAGAGTTCCAGAGTTTTTCGGGCTGATATTCACGCTTTGAACAGGCTGCACTATACCACTAGCAGAAATTCGCACAGTCACATCTTTGGCTTCTACTGGGACAGTCAGTGCAGTTATGTCTTGTTTGCTTGTCCCCCGATTGACAACTGTGTATGTTGTGGTTGCACCAATCACCAATACTCCAGCTGCTACTAAACCAATCAACCAGCGTGCTGGGTGCTTAACTTTTTTATCAATTACAGGAGTTTCTAAGTATGTAGTCATAATAGATTGTCATGATAATAGCTTGATATCAGCGTCTTTAAGTGTAAGACCAAAACGAATAATTTAGAGTTTTTACAATTTTTAGAAGGCTTTTGAAAATAAAGTTATTAATAAATCAATGACTATGTAAACATCTAAAATATACAGTAGCTTAATATATCTTCATCTTATTGGTCAATGCTTCGTTATGACTTCACCTGAATGGGTGACTTTTACAGTTATTATGAACACTATAAATTTTGCGTCAATTGCCATTTTTTGGAAGAATGATAGTTCTACAGCCAGACAAAAAGGGGGAAAACACAGTCGCACCTGATCTTTAATATTCTGACTTTAGTTGTCTAAATCATTAGCTTGTCGTTGAAAATTTAACTCGGGTACTGGTATAGCATGATATTGTTTAAGCGATACGCATGATTGCGTCTGCGCTCCACGG
This portion of the Brasilonema sennae CENA114 genome encodes:
- a CDS encoding ABC transporter permease, whose translation is MNILESMKMAGKTLVSNKLRSALTMLGIVIGNASVIAMIGVGEGGQKFVNKELQSLGPNILFVIPGNRETQRISRKVSKNLVLEDAQAIASQVPTVAGVAPELNGRYVANYRNRNTNVNIIGTTSSFPKVRDFDTAKGRFFTDIDIKRNNQVVVLGANLAERLFGTTNPIGQQLRIKNASFQVIGVLEAKGSSLGADYDEAALVPITTSANRLVGRNSPYGIALDYIVASARDSNSVDAAEFQVTNLLRLRHKIISEDDFTIRTQKDALQTLGQITGALTIMLAAVAGISLFVGGIGIMNIMLVSVTERTQEIGLRKAIGATQQDVLSQFIIEAIILSAAGGLIGTAIGVSGIMVVSALTPLKAGISPVAIALAVGVSGGIGLFFGVVPARRAAQLDPIVALRSA
- a CDS encoding efflux RND transporter periplasmic adaptor subunit; amino-acid sequence: MTTYLETPVIDKKVKHPARWLIGLVAAGVLVIGATTTYTVVNRGTSKQDITALTVPVEAKDVTVRISASGIVQPVQSVNISPKNSGTLVQLYVEQGDKVTQGQIIAKMDSADIQARIAEARANLAQNQAQLDQVVAGNRPQEIDQAKARLAQAEAQLAQARAGNRPQEIAQAQAQVDAAQAKAKYTTEQLKRYQSLYQQGAEKKQLLDQAISEDNAAKASLLEAEKRLSLQQIGTRSEEVSQKEATVAESRAALQLSQAGSRPEEIAQRKAAVGAAQAKLKTEQVNLDNTIIRAPFSGIVTQKYANVGAYVTPTTSASSSASATSSSVVAVARGLEVLASVPEADIGRIKQGQQVEIVADAYPDQVFKGHVRLIAPEAVKEEGVTLFQIRVAIDTGRDKLRSGLNVNMTFLGDKVQDALLVPTVAIVTEKGNTGVLVPDAKNKPQFRPVTIGAQIKDQTQILEGVKGGDRIFLNPPADYMIQKKQEQEKK